A stretch of Desulfurivibrio alkaliphilus AHT 2 DNA encodes these proteins:
- a CDS encoding corrinoid protein, with translation MEKQELLEKIAFNVVQGRIEAEDEGFDEGLEDQPAVTELVNQALDQGVSPSEILVDGLTDSMNVVGEKFEKGEYLIPDMLAAAEAVGAGMDILTPHLLKDGVESKGRFVIATVIGDLHDIGKNIVSIMIKGAGYDVIDLGVDVPADKIVAAVKEHNAPYLGLSALLTTTMRNMQEVIDKLKEEGLENTKVCIGGAPTSPEFASEIGADAHCADAFAAIDWLKAQQAA, from the coding sequence AACTGCTCGAAAAAATCGCATTCAACGTGGTTCAGGGCCGGATTGAAGCTGAAGACGAGGGCTTTGATGAGGGCCTCGAGGATCAGCCGGCGGTGACCGAACTGGTCAACCAGGCCCTGGATCAGGGCGTCAGCCCCTCCGAGATCCTGGTGGACGGACTGACCGACTCCATGAACGTGGTGGGGGAAAAGTTTGAAAAGGGCGAATACCTGATCCCGGATATGCTGGCCGCCGCCGAGGCGGTGGGCGCCGGCATGGATATCCTCACCCCCCACCTGCTCAAGGACGGGGTGGAGAGCAAGGGCCGCTTCGTCATCGCCACCGTCATCGGCGATTTGCACGATATCGGCAAGAACATCGTCAGCATCATGATCAAGGGCGCCGGTTACGACGTTATCGATCTGGGCGTTGACGTACCCGCCGACAAGATCGTCGCCGCAGTCAAGGAACACAACGCCCCCTACCTGGGTCTTTCGGCCCTGCTGACCACCACCATGCGCAACATGCAGGAGGTCATCGACAAGCTCAAGGAAGAGGGCCTGGAAAACACCAAGGTCTGCATCGGCGGCGCCCCCACTTCGCCGGAGTTCGCCAGCGAGATCGGGGCCGACGCTCACTGTGCCGATGCCTTTGCCGCCATTGACTGGCTCAAGGCCCAGCAAGCCGCCTAA